In a single window of the Vicia villosa cultivar HV-30 ecotype Madison, WI unplaced genomic scaffold, Vvil1.0 ctg.000048F_1_1, whole genome shotgun sequence genome:
- the LOC131623077 gene encoding uncharacterized protein LOC131623077, with product MFCDQFPSLFLLADSSCSKVSDNGFWISGSWNWHINFIGSIDLEVYGDSVESLLTVIGGKKPLVGVDDSFVWWRNSSGFSVRAAYSMILEGKLRGSNIDDNLLKALSGLWKTKIPSKFLIFGWRLLLNRLPTKVNLARRKILVYLSLLLCPFCGLEEETSEHLFASCSVSLHWWNLLCVWLRFDVASFSGNFFARLCCMESLCRSKFKTYTRWLFGMAFCWGVWKCRNEVIFNSVLVSNFDVNGLIKFISWEWFLTSYNGRDSIMWGDWCDNPSLCL from the coding sequence ATGTTTTGTGACCAGTttccatctctttttcttttagccGATTCTTCTTGTTCTAAAGTGAGTGACAACGGTTTTTGGATTTCCGGTTCGTGGAATTGGCACATCAACTTTATCGGTTCAATCGATTTGGAGGTCTACGGTGATAGTGTGGAGTCTCTTTTGACGGTGATAGGTGGAAAAAAGCCTTTGGTAGGTGTGGATGATTCTTTTGTTTGGTGGAGGAATTCTTCGGGGTTTTCGGTAAGGGCCGCTTATTCTATGATCTTGGAAGGTAAGCTTCGTGGGTCGAATATTGATGACAACCTTTTGAAGGCTTTGAGTGGGCTTTGGAAGACTAAGATTCCAAGTAAGTTTTTAATCTTTGGTTGGAGGCTTCTTCTTAATAGATTGCCTACTAAAGTAAATTTGGCTAGAAGGAAGATTTTGGTTTATCTGTCGCTTTTGTTGTGTCCGTTTTGCGGTTTGGAGGAGGAGACTTCGGAACATCTTTTTGCTTCTTGCTCGGTATCTCTTCATTGGTGGAACTTGCTTTGTGTTTGGCTCCGCTTTGACGTAGCTTCCTTTTCCGGTAACTTTTTTGCCCGACTTTGTTGTATGGAGTCCTTGTGTAGAAGTAAATTCAAAACTTATACTAGGTGGCTTTTTGGGATGGCTTTTTGTTGGGGGGTTTGGAAGTGTAGAAATGAGGTGATTTTTAATAGTGTTTTAGTGAGTAACTTTGATGTGAATGGGTTGATCAAATTTATCTCTTGGGAATGGTTTCTCACTTCCTATAATGGTAGAGATTCTATTATGTGGGGTGATTGGTGTGACAATCCTAGTCTTTGTTTATGA